The genome window AAGTCGAAGCGGCAGGCGGAAGGCTATGAACCTGTCATTGAGATTACAACATCCAGAATTGGCCAGGAAGTGGAAATTAAAATTTGCGATAACGGCATCGGCATTCCGGAAGACATTGTTGCCAAGCTTTTTAAGCCGTTCTTTACAACAAAACCGCAGGGAAAAGGGACAGGACTGGGCTTATCGCTCACGTACACCAGCGTGACGGACACGCACAAAGGAAGCATTCATGTAACCTCTGTGGTCGGCGAAAAAACGGAGTTCACAATTGTGATTCCCGGTTGAGATTTATTTAAAACAGATATCAATTTAAAAAATTATAGATAATGGCTATCAGAATATTAAGTGTAGATGACGAGCAGGATATGGAGATGCTGATTCTTCAATTGTTCCGAAAGCAGATCCGGGATAAGAAATACGAATTTGTGTTTGCTAACAACGGCATTGAAGCATTGGAGCGGCTGGAAGAATCTGATGACATTGCACTTATACTATCCGACATTAACATGCCCGGCATGGACGGTCTTACGTTTCTGTCGAAGGTAAATGAGAAGCAAAATCCGTTGCTGAAATCGATCATGGTTTCTGCTTACGGCGATATGGACAACATCCGGACGGCTATGAACCGCGGCGCTTTCGACTTTGTGACCAAGCCAGTGAATTTTGAAGATCTGGAAATTACCATTTCCAAAACCGTGGAGCACATTGAAATGCTGGCCAGCCTGGAAAAAGGCCGCGAGCAGTTGATCGCTATCCAGAACGATCTGAGCGTTGCTAAGGAAATTCAAATGTCCATGTTGCCGAAAACGGTCCCGGCCAACATTGGCAAAGCGGGGGTGGATCTGCATGCATTTATTCATCCTGCAAAAGTGGTCGGCGGAGATTTGTACGACTACTTTATGATGGATTCCGAGCGTCTGTTTTTCATGATCGGTGATGTCTCGGATAAGGGCGTGCCGGCAGCATTGTTTATGGCGATCAGCAAGGCGATTTTTAAGAGCCAGTTTTCCAACCGCAATGGTGATTCGATCACGGAGAAAGTAAAGATTGTGAATGAGTTTCTGAGTGAGGACAATTCTTCATATATGTTCGTTACGGCCTTTGTTTGTATATTAAATGTCAAGACAGGCGTTGTTGAATATGTAGATGCCGGCCACGAACCGCCCGTAATCATTCGCGCCAATGGTGAAACCGAGCTGGTCAAAAAGGAGGGAGGCATGGCCTTGTGCTTCGACCCGACATTCGAATTCGAATCCCATACTTTAACATTGAACCCGGGAGACAAATTCGTCCTCTACACCGACGGCGTCACCGATGCCAATAACCTGGCAGGCGCACGGTATGGCCTGCATTATCTGCAAGATTTCTTCACAACAGGCGAAGGCTCTACCAAGGAAACCGCCAAAGAAATGAACGAATCAACATTAGAAAGCCTGATAGATTTCATCGGAGCCGCAACGCAATTCGATGACATTACCATGCTTTCGCTGCGGTATATGGGGAATTGATTATTTTCAATACAATCCCGCAACAGGCTGGTATCGTAACAGTGCCAGCTTGTAATTTTCTTCGTATCTTTTTTGGAGCTCGGACCAGCATAGGGAGTCCAGAACCGATTTGGGGAGGGTGGCGCGGGGGATGTATTGGTGACTTTCAAAATCTTCTATGAATTCGAGGAAGATTTCGGTAAGCTGAATGACTGCTTGCTCGCTGGATTGTTCGCGTCGTTTTACAACTTTGACTTCATTGTTTCCTTCCATTTCCGCAGCTTGTCTCGCGAAATGTCCAAAACCGGAAACGTCGCTGGTCACAACCGGCGTTCCGTGCAGGACAGTTTCCATGGGCGCGTATCCCCACGGCTCATATAGTGATGGAAAAACGCCTAAATGACAGCCTCTTACAAATTCCAGATACTCCATGGAAAAAAGCGATGTCACCCTTTCAATGAAATCGGGATGGTAAATCACTTTTACATTATCTCCTTCGTTATTGGTTAAGCCTGCTTGCTGACAAAATGCTAAAATGTCGTCCTGGCCGGTTAGATGGTGGGTGGTCGTGGGCGGCAGGCTTTTTCTTTTGAAGTTGGCCAATGCCTGTCGCCAGGTCATTTGCAGATCGTCATCGATGAGCTGATTGAGATCAGGAAGTTTGCGGCCTTCCGCGCCTGTAACATTGGCATAGATCCTGGGCCCGAGCTTGGCGCTGATCATTTTACAGATCCGCTGCAACTCCTGAAAACGCTGGCGTGCTTCCAGAACATCCGGCTTAATGTTATGAAAAGGCTGTTTTGAAATAATAAAAAGAACAACATTCGTTTCCGATTTCCTGCGCACGAGTTCCTCATTCAGCCGCGCAATGGCCTGCAAGGTGACGTCGAAACCTTTGTTATAAAATTCATAACGGCCGGATGTAAAAAAATAGAGCGTCTTGTCACTTCTGAGTTGGTAACTGGGCGAAAACAGCGCCTTGACAAATGCATCGATCTTTTGCCGGTTTTGCAGGTGCCACTCAAAAACTTCGTAACCAACACCTGGTTTACGATGGATACCGCTATGCACTATACTATCCGGCTTGCGCCCCAAAAACACCTCGCATTCCGCAGCCGTAGATTCGCTGTTTGTAACAAGCACATTGGCATACTTTGCGGCGTTTCTCTCCAATTGTGCCTGTGCTTCTATGCCATATTCCCGCGCTTTTTGCTGCCAGTTGTAGGTAGGGATTTTGCAAAAGTACTGATCTTCATTGGATGCAAGATAGCGGCCCAGCGATGTGGCATGTGTGGTAAAAACCGTTGCAATCCGTACTTGCTGACGCGCTAATTCGGCCAGCGCGGCAGCCGACATCCACTCGTGAAAATGAGCGATAATGTCCTGGTTAATATCCGTTTCTTCAATGAGTTTCGTGAAGAAAAGCCTGCTAACCTCCCCAAAACCAAGGACTTGATCCAGCAATACATTGCTTTCCAAAGCGGAGATTTCCTGATGCTGCCACAATGCAGTTTTCACTTCATTCAGCGCTTTGTTAGGAATAATGGGGTTGATCAGGATAACTCTCGGGCGGGCTTCTTCCAACAGCCAGTAACCCAAATGTATGTCGTATCCGAGGCTTCTGATGTATAGGATTGCCCGGGAAAGCGGGGAGTTATCCAGCTCGCGGATCGGGCGGAAATCGAGTTTTGCTTTTTCGTGAAAATAGGGGCCGACGAGGAAATAGTTATCCCCGTAAATGTCCGTCATCGCCGGTGCTTTGGACTTCACGTACGTGTATATCCCACCGATCTGGTTACAGACTTCCCAGGCAATTTCAAACAGAAGTGTATCCGGTTTCAAAATGATAAGAGGGTAAGGTAGGATATTTCAATTAAAATTAATTACTTAAATAAGATATGGTGAAACCGAATATGCTAAGCAGCAAAATCGAACGGTAAGACAGCTAAAAGCGGTGCTGAGCTGTATGCGTGAGTAAAAAGCAGCTTGCAGATAGCTAATTTCCCGTATATTGGGTTCCTAAACCTTCATTCTTGAATTCTTTGATGAAACCTTTACTGCCCGCCTCACTGCGCCTGGACTCCATCGATATTTTCCGCGCGGTCACGATGCTGATCATGATTTTTGTGAATGATTTCTGGACCTTGAAAGGGGTTCCTGAATGGATGCAACATAGCAAAGGTCCAGAGGACGCTATGGGACTTTCAGACGTTGTCTTTCCCGTTTTCTTGTTTATTGTAGGCCTATCCATTCCGTTCGCCATTGCCAACAGAAAATCAAAAGGGGACAGCAACGGGACAATTCTTTACCACATTGCCGAGCGCACTTTTGCATTACTTTTAATGGGTATTTTCATTGTGAATTATGAAAATGCAGTGAGCTCGGGCATGATCGTTAGTAAGTATGTCTGGGAAATTCTCATGGTGGTCGCATTTTTCCTGATCTGGAATGTGTATCCTGACCGGCCTGAGAAAAAGCCCTTATATACAGGGCTGAAAGTGCTGGGCTATCTTTTGCTGGTGGGTTTGGCAGTTATTTACAAAGGTGGTGACGCGGCGAATCCTTCATGGATGGGAACACATTGGTACGGCATCCTCGGACTGATCGGTTGGGCTTATCTGGTCTGCGCGGTTATATACTTTCTGGCTGGCGACAACCTCACATTGAATGTGGCCGGCTGGCTTTTTCTCATTTTATTTAATCTGGCAGATTTCGAGGGGATGCTCTCTTTTTTGGATCCGGTGAGAGATTACGTCTGGATTGTAGGGAGCGGTGCAATGCCTGCATTTACGATGGCGGGCGTCGTGGCATCGGTCATTTATCGGCTTTATAGCAAGAAAAATGGTGTTAACGCGACATACCTGGCCATCCTGGTTGTGCTTGGCATCGTTTGCCTGCTTTATGGCTTCGGAACGCGCCCGTTTTGGGGAATTTCGAAGATCAGGGCTACGCCGGCCTGGGTTGGGATTTGCAGCGGGATCGCCTTCATCGTTTTCGCGATGCTGTTCTGGCTGGTGGATTTGCAAAAAGTCAAAACCTGGGCAACCATTATAAAACCCGCCGGAACCGCGACATTAACCTGTTACCTGGTGCCTTACATTTGGTACGCGGTGCTAACGCTGGTCGGGTTCAGCTTACCCGAGTTTCTGAGGACCGGAATCATCGGGCTGATAAAATCATTCTGCTTTGCATTGCTGGTCATCATTGTAACCGGGATCATTAATCGCGGCGGGATCAGGCTGAAGATCTGATGGTGCCTGAAAGTCTTTGCCAAAAGTTCACCCAGGAAGGATTTTACTTTGTGACAACTATCTTGTGATTTGAAGAAGTCGAGTTATTCTTGATTATTCTTAATGTGTAAGAACCGGAAGAGAATTTTTCCAGGTTTATACGATCAGCTAAGTTTCCCCGGCGCTTCATCACGATATTTCCTTTGCTATTGATTAATTCAAATGCCGCAATTTCGCTTGGGTCAGTTGAAACGATATTGATGCTTCCAGAAGTTGGATTGGGATATACGGTTTCAATGTTGCCATTAAAATACACATGCGATATTGTGCTTAATGCATAGGTTTGATCGAAGTCTATCATTTTCAATCGATAGTAATTATTGCGATCGCTGGGTGTTAGATGTATAAATTGATAGACAGCTCCCAAACCACCGATTCCGGAGGACTTTACCTCCCCGACAACCGACCATTGCTTTCCGTTTGTACTATGTTGCACTTCAAATTTCTCACTATTCTCTTCTTCGGAAGTTGTCCAGTTTAAATTTACGACCTTATTTTCCAGAACAGCATCAAATGAAAGTAATGTAACCGGCAAACTTTCTTTACACGCCGATTTGAGCAGATCGGTATTCGAGCAAATTCCTTTATTTTGATATAAGAATATCTCTTCTGGCGCGGAGTCCAAAAGCATCCAACAAACAGCATCTATTGCACAATCTGATAGTTCTGGATTGAAAAGAACAACAAATCGGGAAAGTTGGGATTTAATGTTTCCCATACCATCGATAGAGGTAAGTAAGGGATTATAAGTTATTTGAATTTGTTCGACAGTGTGCAGGTTTTCAAGCCCTTTTAAGCTGGTTAAGTTGGCATTAGCCTCGATATTCAATTGTGTAGCTACTTCAAGAGAATTCAACCATTGACAGTCTTGCATCTTGTCCAGCCTACTTATTATGAGCCTTGATGTGCTTTGCAAGTTTGCAAAACTGCTGAAATCATCAAGTAATGGACAATCGCCTATTATTAGACCGTCAGGTAACGATGCGGGTATGTTGAGATCATCTATACTCGTCAATGAATGACAACCAGCAATATAGATGCTGCCTGTAACAGTTGCTTGTCCCAGGCCGTCGAAACTTTCAAGACTGCTCAATTCGTTTATTGACAAGTGATTGATTGTCAAAACATTCTCCAGTCCCTTGAAATTTTTGAGTGAAGGGCTCCACTCGATAGCCAGTGTATCGACGCTGGTTAATGTCTCCATTCCGGTAAAGTCTACAAGTGGACCCCAACCGACAAACATAAATCCAGTTACCGTTGTAATTCCATTTAGACCATTGAGATTCAGGATATTGGGAGATCCGTCCCCAATTATTAAGTGCTGGACAACGCTGCATCCGCCATTTGCAAAGTAATTATCAACGTCGGCTTGATCCTCCAAGCTTACTATTCCTGTGGACGGACATTGCGCAATGGCCTTAAAGCAAAATAGTACCAGAATAAGGGTAAATGTTCTTTTCATATATCAGATGATTTAAGGGATTTTGCAATACTAAGATATCATATTGCCAGTTACAAAGCACTGAGTACGGTTACAGTTTTTATCGAATAATAATATTCTTTTCGCTTTTTGTACAAAAAACAAAGGTGTAGGCGATTATCAAAATTCGTTGATTCTCCGGCGAGTGGTAGTTATTGAACGGCCATATGTTCTGAGCTTAAAATCCAACATATGCCCACTGTCAGTATATTTCTGGTGAGGAGGAGCTTTGTAATCCATATTGCATCATTAAACCCAAATCTTAATTTATTTCAATAGCTACACGAAAACCTTTTGTGAAAAAAGGATTGGGTGGGCTTGTTACTGGTGTAAAATCATATTTTTGCATCAGGTTAATGTTGCGGCCGCCCTATGCGGTCCTGAAAACTGATTTATAAACAAAACGCCATAAGAAATGCTCAAAACCGTGCCCTTTGACCAGCTGGCAGCTTATAAAAAGCTGAAAACACATCATAAAACCATATCTCAGAAACATTTAAAGTCGTTTTTCGAGGAAGATGCGGACCGTCACAAGAAATTTTCAATCCGGTTTGGTGACATTCTTTTAGACTATTCAAAAAACCGCATTACCACCCGGACACGCTCTTATCTTGTTCAGCTTGCGGAAGAAGCAGGGCTGGCAGATGCAATTGAGCAGATGTTTACGGGCGAGAAGATCAATGCGACGGAAGGTCGCTCGGTGCTGCATGTTGCTTTGCGCAACCGTTCCAACGAACCTATTTTGTCTGACGGAAAAGATGTAATGCCGGACGTGAATGCAGTTTTGGCTAAAATGAAGGAGTTTTCCGGAAAGGTAAGGTCGGGGAGCTGGAAGGGTTATTCCGGGAAAGAGATTTCCGACATCGTGAACATTGGCATCGGCGGAAGCGACCTGGGCCCGGTGATGGTGACCGAGGCATTGAAAGCTTACGGTAAGCCGGGATTGAATGTACATTTTGTTTCCAATGTGGACGGAACGCACATCGCTGAAACGATCAAGGCGCTGAACCCGGAAACGACATTGTTCATGATCGCCTCTAAAACATTCACGACGCAGGAAACAATGACGAATGCGCATAGCGCGCGTTCCTGGTTTTTGGAAACGGCCGGGAATAAGGAGCATGTGAAAAAGCACTTTGTGGCGATTTCAACGAATCAGGCTGAGGTTGAGAAGTTCGGTATTGATCCGGAAAACATGTTTGGATTCTGGGATTGGGTTGGAGGCCGTTATTCTTTGTGGTCTGCGATCGGACTTTCTATTGCTTGTTTTGTTGGTTTCCAGAATTTCGAGCAGCTGCTTGCGGGCGCGCATGATATGGACAAGCATTTCAGGACAACGAAGTTTGAACGGAACATTCCGGTCATTCTTGCGCTGCTGGGCGTTTGGTATAATGACTTTTTTGATGCGCAGACTCAGGCAATCCTGCCTTATGATCAATATTTACACCGTTTTGCGGCTTATTTCCAACAAGGCGATATGGAAAGCAACGGGAAGAGCACAGGTCGTGACGGTAAGCCGGTTGGTTACCAGACCGGACCGGTGATTTGGGGAGAGCCGGGCACGAATGGTCAGCATGCGTTTTACCAATTGATACACCAGGGAACAAAGCTGATTCCGTGCGATTTTATCGCGCCGGCAACCAGCCATAACCCGCTTGGCGAGCATCACAAGATGCTTTTGTCTAACTTTTTTGCACAGACAGAAGCATTGATGAATGGGAAAACAGAGGAAGAAGTGAAAGCGGAACTGGTGGCTGCGAAGAAGTCCAAAGAGGAAATAGAATTCCTGACGCCATTCAAAGTGTTTTCCGGTAATCGCCCTACCAACTCGATTTTGGTCAAAAAAATCACTCCTAAGACACTGGGAAGCCTGATAGCGATGTACGAGCACAAGATTTTTGTACAAGGCATTATCTGGAACATTTTCAGTTTCGACCAGTGGGGCGTGGAGCTTGGTAAGCAGCTGGCAAACAAAATTTATCCTGAACTTCAAAACGACTGGCCGGTTTCAAACCACGACAGCTCAACCAATGGTCTGATCAATCAATACAAACGGTGGCGGTAACGATCGATCACGATTGTTTTGAACGCAAACCCGATTAGTACGCCAGCAGCGTCTGCCACTGCGTCCCACCAGTCAAATGTGCGGTCGAAGGGCAGGAGTTGCTGGTAAAATTCGAGACCAAGGCCATAAGCCATTCCGAGCAGCACGAACAGTGCTGCTTTTTTTGGATAAACCAATGTCCACAATGTAATCCAAACGATAAAAAGGCCTGCATGAACAATCTTATCAAAACCGACAATTGGCGCGGCAGGAATATCTTTTCCCGGCCATGTGCAGGCCAGCAGAATCAGAAATGTCCATAACCATGCGACCCACTGGTTTCTCGCGAGCAGCTCGCTTGTGTTTTTAAATAGTTTTGCAATCATCGAATGTTTTGTATCAGCGCGCAAGTTACTTTCAGAAAGCCTGACTACAAACGAAAAGCGCCGGAAGTGAATCCCAGCGCTTTTCTGTTATGATGAAGTGTAACTTGGAATATCAACCGTTATCGGCAAATTCCGGGTATAATGTCATTCCACCGTCAATGTAGAGCGTTTCTCCATTGACATAATCTGAATCGTCTGACGCCAGCCAGGCAACAGCCTTAGCTACATCCTGCGGGGTTCCGATTCGCTTGTATGGAATCAATTGTAAAAGTCCTTTGTACTTGTCAGGATCGGACCAAACTTCCTTATTGATAGACGTTTTGATCGCGCCGGGACTGACCGAATTGACACGGATCTTATAGGGTGCCAATTCCTGAGAAATGGATTTCATGAACATCATGATTCCTCCCTTAGAGGCGGCGTAATTAACATGTCCGGCCCAGGGAATCACATCGTGCACAGAACTCATCAGAATAATCTTACCAATTGACAGCTCGCTGTGATCAACACCAGTCTTTCCTTTCTCCTGCGCTACGAACTGTCTCGAAGCTTCACGGCACACGAGAAATTGACCTGTTAAATTCACGTCAATTACTTTCTGCCATTGCTCCAATGTCATTTCCAAAAACGATGAGTCTTTTTGAAGCCCGGCATTGCTGACAACAATGTCCAGACGTCCATACTTGCTGATGGTCTCGTTGAACAGCGCTTTCACTTCTTCTTCACGGCTTACATCAGCCTTAACCAGGATCCCCGATCCGCCTTTTGAGACAATCTCATTCAACGTCTTTTCGCCTTCTTCCAGGTTAGAGCTGTAATTAACAACCACTTTCGCGCCAAGCTCGGCAAGATGAATGGCGCATGCTTTACCAATTCCCGAACTAGAACCTGTAACGATCGCAACCTGATCTTTGAATTTCAGATCTGAACCTATCATATGATTTCATTTTCGAATGATTTCAGTTTCTTCCACACCCGACGGTTCACATTTTTGACCGCCCAGTTTTTAGCAATTAAAATTGCTTTTGCAACCGCCTCACGAGGAGAAATATTGTTTGTTCTTAAAAGCTCCTGAGCAATGGTGACCGCCTTTTCTCGGGTCGTAGGAGACAAATACATCAACTCTGGTAATGCGATTCTGTTGTCCATTGGAATGTTGAATTTTAGGTTCAAGTGGTTTTTAGTCTGACGATATGCTGATTGAATAGGGTAAAAATTAATGCCAGAAACGACTGGTCTTTTTTGTTCTTCAAGCAGGCCTTAATTACACACTTTTGAAAAATTTGCGTGTAAAAAAAATCCCCATCTGGTTAAAGACGGGGATTTTAAAGTTGCCTTATTATTTGACTTCCTCAAAATTAACGTCCGTCACATCGTCGGTTGCGCTGCTTCCGTTTGCGGCGCCTGGGTTACCTTGCGGTTCACCAGTCGGTCCGCCCGGCTGAGGCTCACCACCTTGTGCGTACATTTCCTGAGAAGCAGCTTGCCATGCGGCATTCAGTTTCTCCATTGAAGAGTCAATTCCTGCAAGATCCTGGCTTTGGTGCGCAGTTCTCAATTCGGCTAATGCTCCTTCAATCGCTGATTTATTCCCAACAGAAAGCTTGTCGCCAAATTCTTTCAGTTGTTTATCAGTAGAGAAGATCAGGCTGTCAGCAGCATTGATTTTCTCGATTTTTTCACGTTCAGCTTTATCCGCTGCTTCGTTTGCTTTGGCTTCCTCACGCATACGGGTGATTTCTGCATCTGTCAAACCACTTGAAGCTTCGATACGAATTTTCTGCTCTTTGTTTGTGCCTTTATCTTTGGCAGAAACGTGCAGGATACCGTTTGCATCCACGTCAAATGTAACTTCGATCTGTGGTGTTCCGCGTTGTGCCGGTGGAATGTCAGATAAGTGGAAACGTCCTAATGTACGGTTCTGATTTGCCATCGGGCGCTCACCTTGCAACACGTGGATCTCAACAGAAGGCTGATTATCAGCAGCAGTAGAGAATGTTTCTGTCTTTTTAGACGGAATTGTCGTGTTGGCTTCGATCAGTTTGGTGAATACACCGCCCAATGTTTCGATACCCAATGACAATGGAATAACGTCCAAAAGAAGTACATCTTTTACTTCACCTGTCAAAACACCACCCTGGATTGCAGCACCAATTGCCACAGCTTCATCCGGGTTAACGCCTTTTGAAGGTTTTCTGCCGAAGAATTTTTCAACTTCTTCCTGCACACGAGGAATACGCGTAGATCCACCAACCAGAATCACTTCGTTGATATCATTATTGGTATAACCTGCATTCTTCATTGCTTTCTTGCAAGGCTCCATCATTCTCAGGAACAATGAATCGGCAAGCTGCTCGAATTTCGCACGGGTTAATGTGCGTACAAGGTGTTTCGGAATGCCATCAACCGGGAATATATAAGGAAGGTTGATCTCAGTTTGCGTTGAGCTTGACAATTCCACTTTTGCTTTTTCCGCAGCTTCTTTCAAACGTTGCAAAGCCATTGCATCTCTTCTCAAATCAACAGCTTCGTCTTTTTGGAATTCGTCTGCAAGCCAGTTAA of Dyadobacter chenhuakuii contains these proteins:
- a CDS encoding glycosyltransferase, whose amino-acid sequence is MKPDTLLFEIAWEVCNQIGGIYTYVKSKAPAMTDIYGDNYFLVGPYFHEKAKLDFRPIRELDNSPLSRAILYIRSLGYDIHLGYWLLEEARPRVILINPIIPNKALNEVKTALWQHQEISALESNVLLDQVLGFGEVSRLFFTKLIEETDINQDIIAHFHEWMSAAALAELARQQVRIATVFTTHATSLGRYLASNEDQYFCKIPTYNWQQKAREYGIEAQAQLERNAAKYANVLVTNSESTAAECEVFLGRKPDSIVHSGIHRKPGVGYEVFEWHLQNRQKIDAFVKALFSPSYQLRSDKTLYFFTSGRYEFYNKGFDVTLQAIARLNEELVRRKSETNVVLFIISKQPFHNIKPDVLEARQRFQELQRICKMISAKLGPRIYANVTGAEGRKLPDLNQLIDDDLQMTWRQALANFKRKSLPPTTTHHLTGQDDILAFCQQAGLTNNEGDNVKVIYHPDFIERVTSLFSMEYLEFVRGCHLGVFPSLYEPWGYAPMETVLHGTPVVTSDVSGFGHFARQAAEMEGNNEVKVVKRREQSSEQAVIQLTEIFLEFIEDFESHQYIPRATLPKSVLDSLCWSELQKRYEENYKLALLRYQPVAGLY
- a CDS encoding PP2C family protein-serine/threonine phosphatase is translated as MAIRILSVDDEQDMEMLILQLFRKQIRDKKYEFVFANNGIEALERLEESDDIALILSDINMPGMDGLTFLSKVNEKQNPLLKSIMVSAYGDMDNIRTAMNRGAFDFVTKPVNFEDLEITISKTVEHIEMLASLEKGREQLIAIQNDLSVAKEIQMSMLPKTVPANIGKAGVDLHAFIHPAKVVGGDLYDYFMMDSERLFFMIGDVSDKGVPAALFMAISKAIFKSQFSNRNGDSITEKVKIVNEFLSEDNSSYMFVTAFVCILNVKTGVVEYVDAGHEPPVIIRANGETELVKKEGGMALCFDPTFEFESHTLTLNPGDKFVLYTDGVTDANNLAGARYGLHYLQDFFTTGEGSTKETAKEMNESTLESLIDFIGAATQFDDITMLSLRYMGN
- the pgi gene encoding glucose-6-phosphate isomerase — its product is MLKTVPFDQLAAYKKLKTHHKTISQKHLKSFFEEDADRHKKFSIRFGDILLDYSKNRITTRTRSYLVQLAEEAGLADAIEQMFTGEKINATEGRSVLHVALRNRSNEPILSDGKDVMPDVNAVLAKMKEFSGKVRSGSWKGYSGKEISDIVNIGIGGSDLGPVMVTEALKAYGKPGLNVHFVSNVDGTHIAETIKALNPETTLFMIASKTFTTQETMTNAHSARSWFLETAGNKEHVKKHFVAISTNQAEVEKFGIDPENMFGFWDWVGGRYSLWSAIGLSIACFVGFQNFEQLLAGAHDMDKHFRTTKFERNIPVILALLGVWYNDFFDAQTQAILPYDQYLHRFAAYFQQGDMESNGKSTGRDGKPVGYQTGPVIWGEPGTNGQHAFYQLIHQGTKLIPCDFIAPATSHNPLGEHHKMLLSNFFAQTEALMNGKTEEEVKAELVAAKKSKEEIEFLTPFKVFSGNRPTNSILVKKITPKTLGSLIAMYEHKIFVQGIIWNIFSFDQWGVELGKQLANKIYPELQNDWPVSNHDSSTNGLINQYKRWR
- a CDS encoding T9SS type A sorting domain-containing protein — translated: MKRTFTLILVLFCFKAIAQCPSTGIVSLEDQADVDNYFANGGCSVVQHLIIGDGSPNILNLNGLNGITTVTGFMFVGWGPLVDFTGMETLTSVDTLAIEWSPSLKNFKGLENVLTINHLSINELSSLESFDGLGQATVTGSIYIAGCHSLTSIDDLNIPASLPDGLIIGDCPLLDDFSSFANLQSTSRLIISRLDKMQDCQWLNSLEVATQLNIEANANLTSLKGLENLHTVEQIQITYNPLLTSIDGMGNIKSQLSRFVVLFNPELSDCAIDAVCWMLLDSAPEEIFLYQNKGICSNTDLLKSACKESLPVTLLSFDAVLENKVVNLNWTTSEEENSEKFEVQHSTNGKQWSVVGEVKSSGIGGLGAVYQFIHLTPSDRNNYYRLKMIDFDQTYALSTISHVYFNGNIETVYPNPTSGSINIVSTDPSEIAAFELINSKGNIVMKRRGNLADRINLEKFSSGSYTLRIIKNNSTSSNHKIVVTK
- a CDS encoding DUF5009 domain-containing protein, encoding MKPLLPASLRLDSIDIFRAVTMLIMIFVNDFWTLKGVPEWMQHSKGPEDAMGLSDVVFPVFLFIVGLSIPFAIANRKSKGDSNGTILYHIAERTFALLLMGIFIVNYENAVSSGMIVSKYVWEILMVVAFFLIWNVYPDRPEKKPLYTGLKVLGYLLLVGLAVIYKGGDAANPSWMGTHWYGILGLIGWAYLVCAVIYFLAGDNLTLNVAGWLFLILFNLADFEGMLSFLDPVRDYVWIVGSGAMPAFTMAGVVASVIYRLYSKKNGVNATYLAILVVLGIVCLLYGFGTRPFWGISKIRATPAWVGICSGIAFIVFAMLFWLVDLQKVKTWATIIKPAGTATLTCYLVPYIWYAVLTLVGFSLPEFLRTGIIGLIKSFCFALLVIIVTGIINRGGIRLKI
- the dnaK gene encoding molecular chaperone DnaK, which encodes MGKIIGIDLGTTNSCVAVMEGNEPVVIANSEGARTTPSVVAFMDNGERKIGAPAKRQAITNPKHTISSIKRFMGKKYDDVTSEQKTVAYTVDKGPNNTPRIPIGDRLYTPQEVSAFILQKMRQTAEDYLGQEVTEAVITVPAYFNDAERQATKEAGQIAGLDVKRIINEPTAAALAYGLDKQHLDMKIAVFDLGGGTFDVSILELGDGVFEVKSTDGDTHLGGDDFDQVIINWLADEFQKDEAVDLRRDAMALQRLKEAAEKAKVELSSSTQTEINLPYIFPVDGIPKHLVRTLTRAKFEQLADSLFLRMMEPCKKAMKNAGYTNNDINEVILVGGSTRIPRVQEEVEKFFGRKPSKGVNPDEAVAIGAAIQGGVLTGEVKDVLLLDVIPLSLGIETLGGVFTKLIEANTTIPSKKTETFSTAADNQPSVEIHVLQGERPMANQNRTLGRFHLSDIPPAQRGTPQIEVTFDVDANGILHVSAKDKGTNKEQKIRIEASSGLTDAEITRMREEAKANEAADKAEREKIEKINAADSLIFSTDKQLKEFGDKLSVGNKSAIEGALAELRTAHQSQDLAGIDSSMEKLNAAWQAASQEMYAQGGEPQPGGPTGEPQGNPGAANGSSATDDVTDVNFEEVK
- a CDS encoding VanZ family protein; the encoded protein is MIAKLFKNTSELLARNQWVAWLWTFLILLACTWPGKDIPAAPIVGFDKIVHAGLFIVWITLWTLVYPKKAALFVLLGMAYGLGLEFYQQLLPFDRTFDWWDAVADAAGVLIGFAFKTIVIDRYRHRLY
- a CDS encoding SDR family oxidoreductase; translated protein: MIGSDLKFKDQVAIVTGSSSGIGKACAIHLAELGAKVVVNYSSNLEEGEKTLNEIVSKGGSGILVKADVSREEEVKALFNETISKYGRLDIVVSNAGLQKDSSFLEMTLEQWQKVIDVNLTGQFLVCREASRQFVAQEKGKTGVDHSELSIGKIILMSSVHDVIPWAGHVNYAASKGGIMMFMKSISQELAPYKIRVNSVSPGAIKTSINKEVWSDPDKYKGLLQLIPYKRIGTPQDVAKAVAWLASDDSDYVNGETLYIDGGMTLYPEFADNG